The genomic stretch GCGGAACCCAGGCTCCTCCTTCGGCCGCTGGACGATAAACGAAAGAAGAATCGTTGCCCTCGTTCGTCGGGAGTCAAAGCCAAGCACCCGAATGTAATGATTCGGGAACTCCCGCCGGCACTGTGCCAACCTTTCCATCACGGGATCGGCACTGGTAAGATCAAAGAAAGGAAGCCCATACATCTCCCAGTACACGTTGCGCGGGTGGATGTCATCCGTGTGCTCAATCGAAACCGCCCATCGGTTCCGAATACAATACTCCACCTGCGCCCGGATCTCCTCGTCCGTAAAATCGGGCAAATACGAAAAGGTGCCCTGAGTTACTCTGATCATAGAAATGCTCACTCCTTGCTCGGGGTTGTCTCTTTACACCAAAACCGGCGTTTCCAATGCGTCCGGAACGTCGGTCGATTCATACTCAAAGGAGACATCCTTCCACACATCGAGCGCCTTGCGCAACGGTGCGCACCAGCGCGCCGCCTTTTGGAGAATTTCAGGCCCTTCCCGCAGGATGTCTTTCCCTTCGTTGCGAGCCTGGATGATCGCCTCGACCGCCACACGATTCGCCGTCGCACCCGCTGCAATCCCATCCGGGTGACCGATCGTTCCACCACCAAACTGAAGGACGACGTCTTCCCCGAGGTAATGGATCAATAAATGCATCTGACCCGCATGAATCCCCCCGGATGCCACCGGCATCACCCCGGGCATCGAAATCCAATCTTGCTCAAAATAGAGACCTCGCAAGGGGTCAGGATCCAGCTTGTCCTCCCG from Candidatus Methylacidithermus pantelleriae encodes the following:
- a CDS encoding ribulose bisphosphate carboxylase small subunit codes for the protein MRVTQGTFSYLPDFTDEEIRAQVEYCIRNRWAVSIEHTDDIHPRNVYWEMYGLPFFDLTSADPVMERLAQCRREFPNHYIRVLGFDSRRTRATILLSFIVQRPKEEPGFRMERLDYQDRQIKYSLHPYAKDRPRGYAGNEKGVG